From the Prochlorococcus sp. MIT 1223 genome, the window GTGAGAAGTTCTGTGCTTAAACCAATCAAAATACCCATCATGGCAAGACGACCATTCCAGATCTCTGCATAATTCACAAAACCAAAACGAGGTTGTAGGTTGTCAGGCATTTAGGCCCTCATATATAAAAATTATTCTAACGAAAAAAACTTTCTAAGCAGCTTTTTAAAAATTCAAAGAATTTAATTTGTATAGATCTCAGTACATATAGATTTACTAGCGAACATGCTTAGCGCCATCTACAGGATGATAATCCTCTCCTGTCAACTCCTCATAGATAATTGCTGGCAAACCAGTCTCAAACATTGTTTGCAAAGCCTCTTTGAGAAAAGGATTCCATCCCCCTGTACTCACATCCCCATGACGAACCGTCCAGTCCCAGGTTCCCTGTAAATCCCTAGGCATCCTCCCCTCTCGATCTCTTCTGGCAACTAAATCAAGTGATTCAACCAAGCCAACTAGAATAGGTTTTTTGCCATAGGCAGGGGTAAGGCTTAATTCAATCCTTACCGGATCTTCCTTTAGAAGTCTTAATCTGAACCTTGGCGGCAATTTTACAGTTTTGAGAACTGCAGCAACTATGCGTGTTCTTTGTTCCACAATTTATTTCTCCAATGAGCCATATATAGCCTGATTCTCGAATATTTCCACAAAAACCTATTAAGTCGGAGTACCTGATGACTTTGGCGGATCACCATCCCTAGAGAAACGAACAGTCAGCAAATCTTCATCAGTGATCTTCCCATCTTGATTCAAAATCTCGGGATGAATAGTAACCTGTCCGGTTCGATCCTCTTCAGAGTGAGAAATATTTTGCATATTTTTTGTTCCAGCCTTAGGAGTGTAAACACCTCTAAACATTACGCGAGCAGCTTGAATGAGCAGTACGCAAACCGCTAAGCCATATAAGTAAGGAAGAAAATTGTTCAACATGATTCTGTTTTACAAGCTATAAACAGAAATAAGTCAATGGATTTAAATTATCGCAAATTTCTAGTTCTTTTGTGCAACCATATTTTTTACAGAAGTAAAAATGTTCGCCTAAAAAGCCTAATGTTGTCTAATCATTATTTTGTTTACAAAAAATATTGGTTTAAACAACCAAATCAAAATGACTTCATTGAATTTATAAGGAAAATGAAAAAATTATGAGTAAAAAATCTTTAAATTCAAGTAAACCTATTGAGAAAATTTTTGCAGCATGCCTTTTAACTTTAACAGCAGTAACAGGTATATCGTCTCTATTACCTGGAGAAATCAGAGCAAATGAAAGAGATTCAAAGCTTACAGAAATATCTCCCAAAAGCTTTGTAGCTAAAGCCGTAGCAAAAACTGGTGACGCAGTAGTCACTATTGAAACTCAAAGAAGAGTTTATACATATAGAAATAATGGTATGTCTCGGGGCTTACTCATCGATCCATATTTTGAAAGATTTTTCAATTTCCCTGGGCCTACAATTCCCAAGTCAAGAATTGAAAGCGCACAAGGAAGTGGGGTTATTTTTGGCCCTGAAGGTCTGGTTTTGACAAATGCTCATGTTGTCGAGAAATCCGACAAATTAATTGTTGGGCTCTCAGATGGAAGAAGAGTAACAGGGAAAGTAATAGGTCAAGACTCTCTAACTGATCTTGCCGTAATTCTCCTCCAAGGAACTGGGCCTTGGCCAACTGCCAATTTAGGCAATTCTGACAAAATAAGAGTGGGAGACTGGGCTATAGCTGTTGGTAATCCATTTGGGCTAGAAAATACTGTCACATTAGGAATTATTAGTAACTTAAATAGAAATGTCACGCAACTAGGAATTTCAGATAAAAGAATAAACCTAATTCAAACAGATGCAGCCATTAATCCTGGCAATTCTGGAGGTCCATTATTAAATGCCGAAGGTGATGTCATTGGTATCAATACATTAGTCCGGTCAGGTCCTGGTGCTGGCTTAGGTTTTGCTATTCCCATTAATAAAGCAAAGAATATTGCCAATCAATTAATTAAGAATGGAAATGCTAGTCATCCAATTATCGGAGTAAGTTTATCCAACTTGCCTCTTGTAGATAAGGATGGTAATGAATCCCAAAAGAAAGGAGCCTTAATTCGTTACTTAATTCCGGGAGGTCCAGGTGAGACAGGAGGTTTGAAGATCAATGATTTCATACTCAAAGTTGGAGGTGACTTAATAAAAAGTCCATCAGACGTGGTAAATAAAATTAACGATCATGGTGTAAATAAGCCATTAAAATTCGAAATCAAACGAGGACAAGAGACTTTAATCTTATTTATAAGTCCAATAGATATTAATCAACTAAATATGAGATAATTAAACTATTTATTCACTTTACTTTTTATCAATTAATTTAGCTTTTCTATTATTTTTATTTTTTCTTTGCTTATCTTTATTAGCTAATCTCTTTGCTTCCTTCTTAGCAATTGCTAACTGTTCTTGTTTTAAAGCTTTCTCTTGCAATTTCTTTTCTTTAAAGTAATTATAATCTCCTTTATAAATAAATAATTGGCCATCTCTTAATTCAACTATTCTATTAGCTACTCTAGAAATAAAATACCTATCATGTGAAACTATTAAAGCAGTTCCTGTATAGTTCCTTATCGCATTTTCAAGCATTTCTTTAGATGGAATATCAAGATGGTTAGTAGGCTCATCTAAAATTAACAGGTTTATAGATTTAACTAATAATAGAGCCAATGCGAGCCTAGCCTTTTCACCTCCACTAATTTTAGAAACTTCCTTAAATACAGAATCATTGCTTAAACCAAAACTACCTAATAAAGAACGAACCTTAGTCTGAGACCAATCTGGAACTACTTCAAAAAGTGTATTTAGAACAGTTTTTGATAAGTCAAGTGCTTCTGCCTGATTTTGTTCAAAATATCCCGGAATAATATTATGTGTACCTAATGAAACTCTTCCTTCATCAGGTTTTTCAAAGCCCATTATTAATCTTAATAAAGTTGATTTACCTGAGCCATTCTCTCCAATAAATGCAATATGTTCTCCTGGTGATACTTCTAAATTAGCTCCTAAAAAAAGAATTTTATCTTCGTAACTATGTGTAAGATCATCTATAATGACAACCTCTTTACCTGCTCTTGGTGCTTGGGAAAAATTAAAATTTGGACCATTAATTTCTTCTAAAGGTGATTCTATCTTTTCAATTTTTTCAATCAACTTCTCTCTACTTTTAGCCTGTGTACTTCTAGTTGCACTGGCTCTAAATCTGTCAACATAAGCTTGTTGAGAAGCGAGCTCTTTTTGTTGCCTAAGGAAAGCAGATCGATTGGATTCATATTCAATTTTCCTTTGTTCTAAATAAGATGAATAATTTCCAAGATATGTTCGTGAAACTCCTCTTTCTGTATTAATAATTTGGGTGCAAATCCTATCTAAAAATTCTCTATCATGGCTAATAATAACCATTGCTGATCTCTGCTTATTTAAATAATCTTCTAACCATTGAATTGTCTCAATGTCCAAATGATTAGTAGGTTCATCTAAAAGAAGTAAATCAGGATCTTGTAAGAGTATTTTTCCTAAAGCGATTCTCATCTGCCAACCACCTGAAAAATCTCCTACATTTCTATCTGCATCTGCAGCATTGAAACCAATAGTTGGCAAAAGTTTCTCTATCTTCGCCTCCAGTTCATACCCATTTAAACCTTCAAATCGACTTTGTAAGGTTCCTAATTTCTTAATCAATAAATCTAGGTAATCAGAATCATTTTGGGCTCTATGAGATTCCAATTCTTTTTCAAGATCAGATTTGTCATTTAATACTCGCGAAGCGTCATCAAATGCCTGAAACAGTTCTTCGCGAACAGTTCTTCTAATATCAACATCAAACTCTTGTTTTAAATAAGAAATACGAGGTTCCCCTTGAAGAACAACCTTTCCAGAACTAGGTTCTTCTAAGCCACAAATTATTTTTAATTGAGTAGATTTGCCAGCACCATTTACTCCAACCAGACCTATTCGATCTCCTGGCTTAATTTCCCATGTGATGTCTTTTAGGACTTCACCAGTGGGATAAGTTTTACTAATGCGCTCAAGTCGCAGCACTAATTAAAAGCCTCATGATTACATCATCTTTTGTGACTAAAGAGAAAATGGAAATTTTGCCGATTTCTCGTTTAAGACCATGATAAAACTAGAACAAATCACTGCTCTAGTTTTAGCAGCAGGATTGGCAATACCAAGTTATTGGTTTTTTTGGACGCTTGCTGGTGGTGGTGGCTATGACCGTAGAGAAACTAAAGAATTACCTCAACTTCCAAAAAAAAGCATTCCCTCTAAATTAGTTATAAGCCACCCCGAGCCTTAATAATCCATTGTTTTGTGTCTGGATCTTCCAAGGTTGCTAAATAATCGGTTACTTCTTTTGGCGTCACAGGAAGTCCAAGACTATCCCCTATATCACAAATAGCTTGTAAAGCACCTTGCGGATCTTGTAGGGCCTGGCGAAATAAAATTTGGGTATAGCCGTGATCAGCTTCAATACGCTTGTAAAGCTGAGAAGCATTTCCACTCATCAAAAAAAAATCAACTAAAGAAACGATATTCCCCTAAGCGACTTTACGCTCGATTTTTGTATCGTAAAACTTTTCAGAACTAGTTTCTTTCAATCCTGAAGCTGATGCGTCTTCCATACTGCGTGCATCCATACAAAGAACTTTGCGCAATTGTGCAAAATTAGATGCTAATGAAATCCTTCCATCTTTAGTCGCTCCATATTCAGCTCTTTGAAGAACATGATGAAGATGAGTAAGTAAGTATGAACTAATTACTGCAGAAATTAAGACATCACTATTTTCGGAATTATGTAGGTTTTTCTTTAGACGCGTAGAAGAAGAAACAACATTTTCAGTTGAAAATTGGTCTTTAGTAAAAGAAGCCTTTGGGAGAATTGGTTTTTTCATAGTTCATTCCTTGAATTAACTAATGGAGTAAGAAAACAAATCAACCGGGGAAGCAGTCCAGTTAAAAGAACTTGTACTGATTTCACATATTGGTCGAGAAGGCCAATATCCAAACAATCATACTGCTGGATACTATCCTTGTGTATAAGTGTACACTATGTGTTACCCGTTACTTCCAGTGGGTCATGGCTACCCGGCAAAATTCATCAAGCGGGAATCCAAAATCCCCAAGGGTCCAAGTTGTATTGCCTGAAGATTTGTGCAACCAACTTTCCGCATTAGCAAAGCGCGAGTCTCGAACTGTTAGCAATATGGCTAAAGTTCTTATTCAGGAAGGAGTTCAAAGACTTGAAAGCAAATCAATAACACCTTCCTTGGAAACTAAAGCAATGACAAATAAAGATAAATTTATCTCAGCCTTAGAAGCACAAGAACCAAGACGATTACGAGGAGCTCCTAAAAGACTAAGGTTCCTCCGTCCTTGATGCTGTTATTCCTGAGGTAATTTTTGCAGATCTTCCATTAATCCCATTACAACAAGAACATGATCTTCTTGAAGTACGTACTTAGCAGGTGGATTAACTGTAAGACGCTTTGCTGGTCCTGCCGCTAAAACATTCACTAAATAATTCTTGCGCAGATTAAGTTCTCTTAAAGATCGACCTACAAAAGCCTCTGGCACCTTAATTTCATCAATCCCTGTTTGATCATCTAATTCCAAACGCTCAATCATATTTGGGCGTATTAATTCAAGTCCTAAGCGTTCGCCTTGCATTCGTGATGGAAAAACAACTCTGTCAGCACCAACTCTTTTTAACATTTTTTCATGCAAATCACTGGTAGCTCGAGCAATAACCTGAGTTACTCGACTACCATCAGTATCTTTAGCAATCAGAGTTGTCGTAATACTTGCCTCTATTGGCTCGCTAATGCCAACTACAACTGTTCCCATCTCTAATACGCCTGCTTCACGCATAGACTCTTCATCTGTAGAGTCAACAACTCTTGCTTCAATTGATGGTTCGAGTTGTCGCAACTCTTCAATTGCCTTGGAGGAAAAATCAACCGCAAGAACATCAGCACCATTACGTAGCAATTCTCGGCAAACTGCTGTACCAAAGCGACCTACTCCTACTACAGCGAAGCCAAGATCATCGCCTAATCTTTTACGAGACCACTGCCACCATTCATTCATAATCTTCCCTCACAAACAAAAAAGTTAAACATAAAGATCTTCATGCGGATAACCAACACGAGTTTGATGTTTTAACCTACCTGAATTAATCACTTGCCATATTGAACTTAACAACAAAAGGATACCTAACCTACCTACAAACATACCTACCACCAATACAAATTGCCCAAAATGTCCTAATTGCTTTGTAACTCCCAAATCAAAACCTACCGTTGCAAAGGCTGAAACACAAGTAAAGAGCATTTCAAGAAAAGAAAAAGATGCGCTATTTCCATGTCCGCTTGTCATGCTTAACAACAAGGCCATGACTAAGACAAATAGCAAAGATGCAACTGTTATACCAACAGCCTTCAAGACTACTTTATCTGAAATTTGACGATTTCTTATTACAACGTCATTCTGGCCTCTAAGAGTAGTTCTAGTTGCAGCCATAAGAGCTGCGATTGTAGTGGTTTTAATGCCACCTCCAGTACCCCCAGGGCTAGCGCCTATGAACATCAAAGTCATCAAGAGTAAAAGACCAGAATCAGAAATAGTTTCGATAGAGATTGGGATATTTGTAAAACCAGCCGTTCTGGCACTAACAGACTCAAAAAGAGAACTTACAAAACGCTCTTGGAAGTCAATTCCTGAAAAAAAGTTTCCATTGACAATTGACTCAGTCAGCATTAACCCTAATGTTCCTATGGCAATAAGTATGAAAGATGTACGAATAACTAATCGAGTATGAAGACTTAAATTCCTTATCTTTAGAGATTTACGATTACTCCAAATATCACTTGTTACTCTCCATCCCAATCCACCTAAAATAATCAACATGATAATGACAGTATTCACAACTCCATTAGTGCGATAATCTTGCAAACTATTTGACCAAAGACCAAATCCGGCATTGTTATAAGCAGAAATACTATGAAATAGTGATGCCCAAAATCGCTCAGCTGAGTTATTTATATCAGTAAAACCAAAGTAATAAAGAATAATTGCGCCGATGATAATCAGAGTTGCTGCTGTTAAGGCAATACCACGAAATGTACGCCCTACTCCACCTACTCCAAACTCATCAAGGGTTTTCCCTCGATCGAGTCGACATCTAAGTTCTGTTCCAGTAACGACAAATCCTTGGAGAAAAGTTGTAATAGCCATCAAGCCAAGACCACCTATCAAAAGCATTGTCGCAAGAATTATTTGACCAACAATTGTCAAGTCTCTTCCAATATCAATAATAGATAAGCCTGTAACTGTTACAGCAGAGGTCGCAGTAAAGAAAGCCTCCCATAAACCAACATCAGAAGAGGAACAAATCGGAGTTGCTAGAATAAATGTACCAAAAGCAATTATCAAGAATCCTGTTATTACAGTGAATTGAGGAACTGTTAGTTTCTTATAATGGTCAGGCCGCATATTTACTTTATTAGTTAATATCACTTTTTTAATCAAAAAATAAAAACTTGATAATCTAATTAGTATATATCAAATTTAAAATATAAGTGTACATAAAAGATTATTTATTTAAGATCCTCCGTATTGCCAAAGAATTAAAGCTGGAATAATTAAGGTCATTAAAACTGTTAATCCTGCACCATATCTAGTCACATCAAGAAAGCGATAACGACCTGGTCCAAATACCATCATATTAGTTTGATAACCCATAGGAGTTAAAAATGATTGACTGGCTCCAAATAAGACAGCTATCAACAGAGCCAACTCTGGAAGGTTTAATCCTGGTGCTAACTGAACAGCAACAGGTGCTAAAAATGCAACTGAAGCTGCATTACTAATAACTTGAGTAAAAATAGTTGTTGAAAGAACAATCACTAGTAACGCAAAGTATGTAGGCAAGTCTTCTAGCCAATACTCTAATGCGTTAGCAAATATATCAGCTAATCCTGTGTCATTCATTGCAACGCTAAAACTTGATAATGATCCCAACAAAAGAATTACGTCTAATCTAATTGATCTCTGGACTTCTACAGGCCTAATACATCCTCCTACTACCATAGCTATTACTGCAATAAGAACAGAAGAGACAAGAGGTATGGAGGAGATAGTTGGCACAATTAACATTGCAATTGCGATTGCAATTGCAATTGGTTTTCTACGAACAGTTGGTAAATCATTTTCGAACTGATCAAGGACAAGTAAATCATTACTTGCTTGTAATCCTCTGATTGAATCAAGAGGTGCCTGCAACAACAAAACATCACCTTCCCTAAGAATAGCTTGACCAATTCTTTCTTGAACTGTTTGTTGCCCTCTTCTTAAAGCTAAAACTGTTGCATTATGTCTCTGACGAAATCGAAGCTCACTTAAACTAGCTCCTGCAAGAGTAGACCCTGAGGGAAGAAGTACCTCTACAGTTTTTTGACCGGCTAAGAAATTAGGATCTGAAAATTTCGTCTTTTGCTTGTCAACACTCCTAGCAAGTTGCACTGTATGTTCTTGCTGAAGACGTAATAAGTCTGCTCTAGCAACTCGAAGTAATAATCGATCTCCTGGCTCAATAGTTTTATCTGCTAAAGGCGGTAAGAATCTTTCTCTATGTCGTTGCAATTCCAATACATCAACATCGAAACGACGTTGTAATCGACTGTTTCTTACTGACTGTCCAACAAGGTCAGAATCATCCGGAATCGTAACCTCCGTAAAATATCCAGTTTGATCAGTACTTCCACTAAATTCATTATTAATCGATCCTCGGTCAGGTAGAAGTATTTGTGGGGCCAATAATAAATAGACTGTTCCAATTAGCCAAATAGGAATTCCAATAGAGGTAAAGGTAAATAAATCAAATGAACCATAACCAAGTTGAGCGCTAATATCACTAACTAAAAGATTGACAGAACTACCAAGTAAAGTCAGTGTTCCACCCAAAACAGTTGCAAAAGACAAGGGAAGCAATACTCGTGAGGGCGACAACTTACGTCTAATACACCAAGCTTCTATAACGGGCAAAAGAGAAGCTACAACTGGTGTATTAGGAACTATGCCGGAAATAGGTGCTACAACAAATCCTAAAAGTGCAATTAATCTTCTGGGAGAGCGAATATTTTCAGAAGCAATAAGTTCTCTTAAACGATCAAGTGCTCCACTCTTAAACAAAGCAGCTGAAACCGCAAATAAACCCATTAAAGTAATTAAAGCAGGACTCCCAAAGCCAGCTAATGCCTTTTGAGGTGGTAAAACACCTGTAGCCATTAACAATGCAACACTTAAAAGTCCTGTCAACTCAGGAGCTAATAAGCCTGAAATAAAAAGCACCACTGCTAAAATCAAAACTGATAGAGTTATGACAGCTTGAGGATTTTGATAAATAGCAATTAGTTCATTCATACTTAATTCATTGCATCGATTAAGAATGAGTTCTTCTTCAAACTAAATGACAAAATATAAGGAGTCATTAAATTAATGCAGAAACAATTATTCATTTGCATTGATGTGTGTTATTCAATAACCAAGCCAAGGCAAATCTAATACCTAAAGAAAGATTTTGTACTTTCGTAAGATAAGCCATACGGCGAATCTGAAAAGCTAATGGTCCTGTTAATGTCAAACCAAATCCGGTAATAGATGCATTTCCCCTTCCTAAACTAAGCATTTCACCAAAATCATCATATTTAAAAACCTGAGGACTTACCCCAGTGCGATAAGCGATTACATTATTTGCTGCAACTATCGCTTGTTGCATTGCCAATTGAGCGGTTCCCGGATGAGGGCTTAGTTCATTAAAAGACACATCACCTATTGCAAGTAGGTTTTTTTGCCCAACAACATGCAAAGTAGATTCAATAATTATTTTTCCCTCTTTCAAAATTGGCTTTGGAATAATCTGAGGAAGTCTTGGTTTAGAACCAGCAGTCCAAATTACTCCTTGATGATGCATGTAAAAATCATGAGAAACTTGATCATTTATTGTTCTTAATTTAACTTTATCAGAGCTTATCTCGATAACTTCAGTCAACAAATGTACCTTGATATGGCGATTATTTAATGCGACCTCTGATTTCTCTCGATTAAACAACTTACCTTGAGGCAAGATCTTTCGACCACGCTCAATTAAATGGATCTGAGTTTCATTATCTAATACATCAGAAAGCTTACATGCTAATTCTACGCCTGAAGGTCCAGCGCCAACTATGAAAAGAGAGTTATTAGTTTCAGATGATTGCTTTAAAATAAATATCAAATTTCTTAATTTCTTTACATCCGATAAATCATGAAACATTAAGGCATGCTCAGTGAGGCCTTTAAGAGAGAGCTGATTAGGCTTAGAACCAACAGAAAGTACAATTTGAGAATAATTTATTTTCAATCCTGTATTAGTAATAACGTATTTTTCAAGATTATTAATACTTTCTACACTCTCTTGAATCCACACTATACCTGTCGCACTAAGCAATGAGCTGTAGGAAGGAGCAATCTCCCAAGACTTTATCTCTTCACTCAATAATTCATATAACAGGGGTGAGAAAATAAAGCGATCTCTTGGCTCTATCAAAATAATCTTAGGCTTAGGGTGACTTCGACTTAGTGCCAAAGATGTTGTTAAGCCACCAAAACCTCCTCCTACTAAAACAACTGGATCAGAATTAGGATCATTTATGTCCATAGTTACAACCCGCGGGGGTATCAATGAGACACTAAACAAACTTGCAAAATAAGCGTCAATTCGATGATAAAAACATGACCAAACCAAACCAACAAAATTCAATAAATCAACAATTGCCTAAAGACTATTATCAAGAATCAGTTGATAATTTTTCTCTTGAGAAGGCGCGAAGCGAGTTAGAAAATCTTAAGGCCGAAGAAAGAATCCAATGGGGTCAAAAAAAGTTTGGCGAGAGATTTGTTCTGACGACAAGTTTTGGTATTCAATCTGCAGTTTTACTAAATATGGTCCGCCAACTCAAAAGTAATAATTTGCCGACCATAATTTGGGTAGACACAGGATACTTACCATCAGAAACCTACCTCTATGCAAAGCAACTTATTGAACAGCTTCAGCTTGATATAAGTGTAGTACAAAGTTCTATCTCATCAGCGCGGATGGAAGCGTTATATGGACGACTATGGGAAACAAAATCTCTCAAAGACTTAGAAAAATATCACCTCATTAGAAAAGTAGAGCCTTTAGAGCAAGCTTTTAATGATCTAAAAGTTACTTGCTGGGCAAGCGGGGTGAGAGGCAATCAAACAAAACACAGAAAGTCAATGAATCCTATAGATCTCATCAGAGGGCGTTTATCCATAAGACCTTTACTGAGCTGGACGACAAAAGATATTTTTTATTACATGAAAGAAAATAATTTACCTCAACATCCGCTTTTTGAAAAAGGATACTCAACTGTGGGGGACTGGCACTCGAGCAAACCTGATACTCTTGGCGAAGAAGGGAGAGTCACAAGATTTGGCGGCATGAAAGAAGAGTGTGGAATACATGTTTCAGAGTCAAGTGATCAATGAAAGAGAAACTAGATAAAGAGAGAGTTAACAAAAAAACCTATCTTTTAATTGGGAATAGTCGCCTACATTGGGCTTTCCAAAATCAAAACCAATGGGATTTCCTAGACACATCAATAAAGCAAGGGTTTACCGAATATATAAATACAAGTTTATTAGCATGGGCTGAAGTAGGAAAAAGGCCTAAGAATATTTACTTAGATCCTAAAAAGAAACTCAATATTGAAGAAATACCTCTTTTAAACGTACCAAGTTGGTTAGGTATTGATAGAGCATTGGCTGGCTGGGGAGCATTTAAAAAAGCGAAAGAATTATCAATTATTCATACAAATGGACTACTAATTGCTGATGCAGGAACAGTACTTAGTATTACAAGAATTAGTAAGAAAGGCGAGTTTATTGGCGGTCAATTAATAGCTGGATTAAATCTTCAACTAAAAGCCATGGCGCAATGCACTAATAATTTATCTTATCCTTCAAGAAAAGATTTGAATGGAGAAACTTTTCCTAAGGCTACAGAAGATGCAATGTTAAGAGGTAGTTTTCAATCATTAATAGGTGCCATTCAAGAAGCCAAAAAAGATACTAGTGCACCTCTTTTTATCTGCGGGGGGGATAGCTTAGATATTTTTAATAAACTAAAAATATCGTATGATGATATTTATCATTGCCCTAATCTTGTTCTAG encodes:
- a CDS encoding phosphoadenylyl-sulfate reductase, whose amino-acid sequence is MTKPNQQNSINQQLPKDYYQESVDNFSLEKARSELENLKAEERIQWGQKKFGERFVLTTSFGIQSAVLLNMVRQLKSNNLPTIIWVDTGYLPSETYLYAKQLIEQLQLDISVVQSSISSARMEALYGRLWETKSLKDLEKYHLIRKVEPLEQAFNDLKVTCWASGVRGNQTKHRKSMNPIDLIRGRLSIRPLLSWTTKDIFYYMKENNLPQHPLFEKGYSTVGDWHSSKPDTLGEEGRVTRFGGMKEECGIHVSESSDQ
- a CDS encoding type III pantothenate kinase — its product is MKEKLDKERVNKKTYLLIGNSRLHWAFQNQNQWDFLDTSIKQGFTEYINTSLLAWAEVGKRPKNIYLDPKKKLNIEEIPLLNVPSWLGIDRALAGWGAFKKAKELSIIHTNGLLIADAGTVLSITRISKKGEFIGGQLIAGLNLQLKAMAQCTNNLSYPSRKDLNGETFPKATEDAMLRGSFQSLIGAIQEAKKDTSAPLFICGGDSLDIFNKLKISYDDIYHCPNLVLEGMINVKHNELT